A single genomic interval of Hyalangium ruber harbors:
- a CDS encoding peroxidase, whose amino-acid sequence MDKVNHTAAQIRQEDVDTVKAAGWSEEAIYDAISVCSLFNFYNRWADATGVGDHSSELYARSGERLAAGGYAEPPPGPPKSG is encoded by the coding sequence GTGGACAAGGTCAACCACACCGCCGCGCAGATCCGTCAGGAGGACGTGGACACCGTGAAGGCGGCTGGCTGGTCGGAGGAGGCCATCTACGACGCCATCTCCGTGTGCTCGCTGTTCAACTTCTACAACCGGTGGGCCGATGCCACCGGCGTGGGAGACCATTCGAGCGAACTCTACGCCCGCAGCGGCGAGCGCCTGGCGGCGGGCGGCTATGCCGAGCCCCCTCCAGGCCCCCCCAAGTCGGGCTGA
- the scpB gene encoding SMC-Scp complex subunit ScpB: protein MTTGSDPTDTPEGTEAADEAPAPGTPGGPGPFSEEEIAAVTGPGGENELDEVEAAAIEEDSGPDLETSFEKLVSKSRKLSEDRIRTVLQSVLFVADKPLTVDQLYESTGIDRELILQALNQISGMHRDGINGIVLHEVAGGWQFRTDPHSAEYVRRYLRVKPQRLTRAAVETLAIIAYRQPVTRPEVEEIRGVDCGAVIKALMDRKLVKILGKKEEVGRPILYGTTREFLEFFALKDLSALPTLREFHELTQEHQEIVEKENVVAPKAAGTVEALSDPGFQKRLDKNAAASEAALEDLEEAMAAADRTQKSASTVLTTNTSPQTPEAGAAGPKPE, encoded by the coding sequence GTGACTACCGGTAGCGACCCGACGGACACCCCCGAAGGCACCGAGGCGGCGGACGAGGCCCCGGCCCCTGGCACGCCCGGAGGCCCGGGCCCCTTCTCCGAGGAGGAGATCGCCGCCGTCACCGGCCCGGGCGGCGAGAACGAGCTGGACGAGGTGGAGGCCGCCGCCATCGAGGAGGACTCCGGGCCGGATCTGGAGACCTCGTTCGAGAAGCTCGTCTCCAAGAGCCGCAAGCTGTCCGAGGATCGCATCCGCACGGTGCTCCAGAGCGTGCTCTTCGTGGCGGACAAGCCGCTCACGGTGGACCAGCTCTACGAGTCCACCGGCATCGATCGCGAGCTGATCCTCCAGGCGCTCAACCAGATCTCCGGCATGCACCGCGATGGCATCAACGGCATCGTCCTGCACGAGGTGGCCGGCGGGTGGCAGTTCCGCACGGATCCGCACTCGGCCGAGTACGTGCGGCGCTACCTGCGCGTGAAGCCCCAGCGGCTCACCCGGGCCGCCGTGGAGACGTTGGCCATCATCGCCTACCGCCAGCCGGTGACCCGGCCCGAGGTGGAGGAGATCCGCGGCGTGGACTGCGGCGCCGTCATCAAGGCGCTGATGGACCGCAAGCTGGTGAAGATCCTCGGCAAGAAGGAAGAGGTGGGCCGGCCCATCCTCTATGGCACCACGCGGGAGTTCCTCGAGTTCTTCGCGCTCAAGGACCTGTCCGCCCTGCCCACGCTGCGTGAGTTCCACGAGCTGACGCAGGAGCACCAGGAGATCGTAGAGAAGGAGAATGTCGTGGCGCCGAAGGCCGCCGGCACCGTGGAGGCCCTGTCGGACCCGGGCTTCCAGAAGCGGCTGGACAAGAACGCGGCGGCGAGCGAAGCCGCGCTGGAAGACCTGGAGGAGGCCATGGCCGCGGCCGATCGCACCCAGAAGTCCGCCTCCACTGTATTGACGACGAACACGTCCCCGCAGACGCCCGAAGCCGGCGCCGCGGGGCCCAAGCCCGAGTGA
- a CDS encoding peroxidase codes for MDPMFLKEVEAHEGTGHYAGMIHRCRQMGVGFPRLWHLFAYKPEATKALAEFTQAVMRGPSPLPTGMRELIAAFTSRGNQCLF; via the coding sequence ATGGATCCGATGTTCTTGAAGGAGGTCGAGGCCCACGAGGGCACCGGCCACTACGCGGGGATGATCCACCGGTGCCGGCAGATGGGCGTCGGCTTCCCCCGGCTCTGGCACCTCTTCGCCTACAAGCCCGAGGCGACCAAGGCGCTGGCCGAGTTCACCCAGGCGGTGATGCGCGGCCCCTCGCCCCTGCCCACCGGGATGCGCGAGCTGATTGCCGCGTTCACCTCGCGCGGCAACCAGTGCTTGTTTTGA
- a CDS encoding cyclic nucleotide-binding domain-containing protein → MELRKLRDKATEAFAKGRFSKAAEFYEEYCKAEPKDYQARLRMGDAWVKAGQKDRAISSYQFAAEGFAREGFLPRAIAASKLILELDPAHRGVQQMLADLYARKSSGDSLPPQRVQKPGRKVELPSFTENMGVSMGPGVALIELPEEDEPEVPPRKQAPTPPPPLHAPLEVSDEEEEIAVVQGVPVPPAAEPTAPVAAPPSAPAQVRAQPPPSPEPTRPSGSFSPPGLAPRGTARPSTSTPTVPVEPPRPAAPPTPAVAPPVQASPAAPASRDETALEVDVGLGPKKHAWAALSEPLISGASSSVGEASRSVSPTALPSSAPPGLRLRRSSDGGADMVLTPTPGQSAVKTPAAPSAFTELNLEEDTLLHAVEEAALAGMKQRAADASASGAPSRAEEEEAPLTLAEEVSEEEPSVDALPNIPLFSDLPREAFIELFERCPLRRFSQAQRVFEQGSRGDAFYVICEGSVRVFRQEGAQRKEIATLGSGAFFGEMALLSGSPRMAAVESASEDTQLLEISAPVLSELSLRYPQVARALRKFCRDRLLSNVMGTSALFQPFGRKDRRTLVEKFRAREVKKNEVIIHEGDRVDGLYVVLSGEVEARKGDQVLSRLKEGELFGEISLLQKTPATATVLAIRRTSLLRLPREDFDALILSHPQILVLISELSEQRLRRTEALTGEPVMELSPEELLV, encoded by the coding sequence ATGGAGCTGCGCAAGCTCAGGGACAAGGCCACCGAAGCCTTCGCCAAGGGCCGCTTCTCCAAAGCCGCGGAGTTCTATGAGGAGTACTGCAAGGCGGAGCCCAAGGACTACCAGGCCCGCCTGCGCATGGGGGACGCGTGGGTCAAGGCGGGGCAGAAGGACCGCGCCATCTCGTCCTATCAGTTCGCCGCCGAGGGCTTCGCGCGCGAGGGCTTCCTGCCGCGCGCCATCGCCGCCAGCAAGCTGATCCTCGAGCTGGATCCGGCCCACCGGGGCGTCCAGCAGATGTTGGCGGACCTGTACGCGCGCAAGAGCTCGGGTGATTCGCTGCCGCCGCAGCGGGTCCAGAAGCCTGGGCGCAAGGTGGAGCTGCCCTCCTTCACCGAGAACATGGGCGTCTCGATGGGGCCGGGCGTGGCGCTGATCGAGCTGCCCGAGGAGGATGAGCCGGAAGTGCCTCCTCGGAAGCAGGCGCCCACTCCGCCGCCGCCTCTGCATGCGCCGCTGGAGGTCTCCGACGAAGAGGAGGAGATCGCCGTTGTGCAGGGCGTTCCGGTGCCTCCTGCCGCCGAGCCTACCGCCCCCGTGGCAGCGCCTCCGTCGGCGCCCGCGCAGGTTCGCGCCCAGCCGCCGCCCTCTCCGGAGCCCACGCGGCCCTCGGGGAGCTTCTCGCCTCCTGGCCTTGCCCCCCGTGGCACCGCGCGGCCTTCCACCTCCACTCCGACCGTGCCCGTGGAGCCTCCTCGCCCGGCGGCGCCTCCGACGCCCGCGGTGGCTCCGCCCGTCCAGGCGAGCCCGGCTGCTCCTGCTTCGCGGGATGAGACGGCCCTCGAGGTGGATGTGGGGCTCGGGCCGAAGAAGCACGCCTGGGCCGCCCTGAGCGAGCCGCTGATCTCTGGCGCCTCCTCCTCGGTGGGTGAGGCATCCCGTTCGGTTTCTCCGACCGCGCTTCCCAGCTCCGCGCCTCCAGGCCTCCGCCTGCGCCGTTCCTCGGACGGGGGAGCGGACATGGTGCTCACGCCAACCCCGGGACAGTCGGCGGTGAAGACACCGGCGGCCCCCTCCGCGTTCACGGAGCTGAACCTGGAGGAGGACACGCTGCTGCACGCGGTGGAAGAGGCCGCGCTCGCGGGCATGAAGCAACGCGCCGCCGATGCCAGTGCGAGCGGCGCGCCTTCGCGGGCAGAGGAAGAAGAGGCCCCCCTCACCCTCGCGGAAGAGGTCTCCGAGGAGGAGCCCTCGGTGGACGCGCTGCCGAACATCCCTCTCTTCTCGGATCTGCCCCGGGAGGCCTTCATCGAGCTCTTCGAGCGCTGCCCGCTGCGGCGCTTCTCGCAGGCCCAGCGCGTCTTCGAGCAGGGCAGCCGGGGGGACGCCTTCTACGTTATCTGCGAGGGCAGCGTGCGCGTCTTCCGGCAGGAGGGCGCGCAGCGCAAGGAGATCGCCACCCTGGGCAGCGGCGCCTTCTTCGGAGAGATGGCCCTGCTGTCGGGCTCGCCGCGCATGGCCGCGGTGGAGAGCGCCTCGGAGGACACGCAGCTCCTGGAGATCTCCGCCCCGGTGCTCTCGGAGCTGTCGCTGCGCTACCCGCAGGTGGCCCGGGCGCTCCGGAAGTTCTGCCGCGATCGGCTGCTGTCCAACGTGATGGGGACTTCGGCGCTGTTCCAGCCCTTCGGGCGCAAGGATCGGCGCACGCTGGTGGAGAAGTTCCGCGCCCGCGAGGTGAAGAAGAACGAGGTCATCATCCACGAGGGAGATCGGGTGGATGGGCTGTACGTGGTGCTCTCCGGAGAGGTGGAGGCGCGCAAGGGCGACCAGGTGCTCTCGCGCCTGAAGGAGGGAGAGCTCTTCGGGGAGATCTCCCTGCTCCAGAAGACGCCGGCCACCGCCACGGTGTTGGCCATCCGGCGCACGTCGCTGCTGCGGCTGCCGCGCGAGGACTTCGACGCGCTGATCCTCAGCCACCCGCAGATCCTCGTGCTCATCTCGGAGCTGTCCGAGCAGCGCCTGCGGCGGACCGAGGCGCTGACGGGAGAACCGGTGATGGAGCTGTCGCCGGAGGAGCTGCTCGTCTGA
- a CDS encoding glycoside hydrolase family 88 protein has translation MALTLAVMLGMLVAGPARAFDEAAADRALLFAQQQLARTTAQVPANQYPKASQPDGTWRLIPATDMIGWTQGFFPGALWSMYQLTGDPTWRAQAEARTRPLEIQKSNMQTHDLGFKMKLSFEPAYQATGDELYRQTLLTAAGSLASRYNPRVGIINCCDWNPNWHLPLVIDTMMNLELLLWGAQNGGQPGWRDMALNHALRTLSDLVRSNGSTYHVADYDPATGTRLFRGTFQGFANESTWARGQAWAVYGYTMVYRYTRDPRMLAAAQRVTDLYLSRLPADAVPFWDFDAPAGQQVKDSSSAAIVASALLELSNYVPDANKQLQYWNAASRMLDSLSSSAYLASGTTSPGILLHGVGNYPAGQEVDVSLIYGDYYFIEALRRFKQQPVPPSPLTWYSRFNFAEAVRELGSGNTGVRTIEFDLTPQSAPLDAVVGYADSSTTVTSFSGLAMALRMNSSGFFDVRNGGAYAAVTSVPYVANSTYHVRIAADMAARRYSVWVRPPGGAEILIANNYAFRSDAPPTDDLGKVVLKSGFVDNEFRVANHTVRGAATETWFSRQGFFASIHRLGTGNTGMRTVEFDVQPLRPSIDGVIGYADSSTTVTLRSDLAMIVHLHPSGYFEVYNGPGYSAVTRVFYAVNTTYHVRIVADMAARRYSVWVRPPGGAEILIANNYAFRSDAPLTDDLGQVSLKSGQDNDYSVANHSVRAGTFAPLSVEPTPNSGQDDTVAAAAPLAVVDAPEVPAMGCSTAGGSTALVAWGLAWLMLRTGRRSRAAARQG, from the coding sequence TTGGCCCTGACCCTGGCGGTCATGCTCGGCATGCTGGTCGCCGGGCCCGCCCGGGCCTTCGATGAAGCAGCGGCGGATCGCGCCCTGCTCTTCGCACAGCAGCAGCTGGCCCGAACGACGGCGCAGGTACCGGCGAACCAGTACCCGAAGGCCTCACAGCCCGATGGAACCTGGAGGCTCATCCCCGCCACGGACATGATCGGATGGACCCAGGGCTTCTTCCCCGGAGCGCTCTGGTCCATGTACCAGCTGACGGGCGACCCCACCTGGAGGGCACAGGCGGAGGCCCGGACGCGCCCCTTGGAGATCCAGAAGAGCAACATGCAGACACACGACCTGGGCTTCAAGATGAAGCTCAGCTTCGAGCCGGCGTACCAGGCAACGGGGGATGAGCTCTACCGGCAGACGTTGTTGACGGCCGCCGGCTCGCTGGCCTCCCGCTACAACCCACGCGTGGGCATCATCAACTGTTGCGACTGGAACCCCAACTGGCACCTGCCGCTGGTCATCGACACGATGATGAACCTGGAGCTGCTGCTCTGGGGCGCGCAGAACGGCGGCCAGCCAGGCTGGCGGGACATGGCGCTCAACCACGCGTTGCGCACCTTGTCGGATCTCGTCCGCTCCAACGGGAGTACCTACCACGTGGCGGACTATGACCCGGCCACCGGCACGCGGCTCTTCCGGGGCACGTTTCAGGGGTTCGCGAATGAGTCCACCTGGGCCCGAGGGCAGGCCTGGGCCGTGTACGGCTACACCATGGTCTACCGGTACACGCGCGACCCGCGCATGCTGGCGGCAGCCCAGCGAGTGACCGACCTCTACCTGAGCCGGCTGCCCGCCGACGCCGTCCCCTTCTGGGACTTCGATGCGCCCGCGGGCCAGCAGGTGAAGGACTCGTCCTCGGCGGCCATCGTCGCCTCGGCGCTGCTGGAGCTGAGCAACTACGTCCCGGACGCGAACAAGCAGCTGCAATACTGGAACGCCGCCTCGCGGATGCTCGACTCGCTCAGTTCGAGCGCTTACCTGGCCTCGGGCACCACCAGCCCCGGCATCCTCCTGCACGGCGTGGGGAACTACCCCGCGGGCCAGGAGGTGGATGTGAGCCTCATCTACGGGGACTACTACTTCATCGAGGCCCTGCGCCGCTTCAAGCAACAGCCCGTGCCTCCCTCCCCTCTCACCTGGTACTCGCGCTTCAACTTCGCGGAGGCCGTGCGCGAGCTGGGCTCGGGCAACACGGGGGTGCGGACGATCGAGTTCGATCTGACGCCCCAGAGCGCTCCGCTCGATGCTGTCGTCGGCTACGCCGACAGCTCCACCACGGTCACGTCCTTCTCCGGGCTGGCCATGGCGCTGCGCATGAACTCGAGCGGCTTCTTCGACGTGCGCAACGGTGGCGCCTACGCCGCCGTCACCTCCGTGCCCTACGTGGCCAACAGCACCTACCACGTGCGCATCGCGGCGGACATGGCCGCCAGGAGGTACAGCGTCTGGGTGCGGCCTCCCGGTGGCGCGGAGATCCTCATCGCGAACAACTACGCCTTCCGCTCCGACGCGCCGCCGACCGATGATCTCGGCAAGGTGGTGCTCAAGAGCGGCTTCGTGGACAACGAGTTCCGGGTCGCCAACCACACGGTGCGGGGCGCGGCGACCGAGACCTGGTTCTCGCGCCAGGGCTTCTTCGCGAGCATCCACCGGCTGGGCACCGGCAACACCGGCATGCGGACCGTCGAGTTCGATGTGCAGCCGCTGCGCCCCTCGATCGATGGCGTCATCGGCTACGCCGACAGCTCCACCACGGTCACGCTCCGCTCGGACCTGGCGATGATCGTGCATTTGCACCCGAGCGGCTACTTCGAGGTGTACAACGGCCCTGGCTACTCCGCCGTCACCCGGGTGTTCTATGCGGTCAACACCACCTACCACGTGCGCATCGTGGCGGACATGGCCGCCAGGAGGTACAGCGTCTGGGTGCGGCCTCCCGGCGGCGCGGAGATCCTCATCGCCAACAACTACGCCTTCCGCTCCGACGCGCCGCTGACCGATGACCTCGGCCAGGTCTCGCTCAAGAGCGGACAGGACAACGACTACTCGGTGGCCAACCACAGCGTTCGGGCAGGCACGTTCGCTCCGCTCTCGGTGGAGCCCACACCGAACTCCGGCCAGGACGATACGGTGGCCGCCGCGGCGCCCCTGGCAGTGGTCGATGCTCCCGAGGTGCCCGCCATGGGCTGCAGCACGGCCGGAGGCTCTACTGCGCTCGTGGCCTGGGGGCTGGCGTGGCTGATGCTGCGGACGGGCCGGCGCTCACGCGCGGCGGCCCGCCAGGGCTGA
- a CDS encoding pseudouridine synthase produces MAAERLQKYLARAGVASRRHAEELITAGRVTVNNEKVTELGSRVDPEKDLVAVDGQHVAPPETSSYYLLYKPAGVVTTLSDPQGRPTVASYVESADKRLFPVGRLDYDAEGALLFTDDGALAHKLTHPSFQVPRTYLAKVKGSPDTATLDKLRGGVRLEDGMATPLSVDVFEQAERNTWLKIVVAEGRPHLIKRLCAAVGHPVVRLYRPAYAGVGVGGLRPGELRPLTNTEVRLLQDVAEARTAPPEGELGLPPRRHGRSAPGFTSDDDSEDFDLEEARTAPPAPRPEAGGRKPRAGTAERPERKAPGRARTEGGTGLARFDRTRGAEEGGERPRRKAWGEEGGRPERKEWKPRAEGAGRPERKAWSPRGEGAGRPERKEWKPRGEGAGRPERKEWTPRGEEGGRPERREWKPRAEGAGRPERKAWSPRGEGAGRPERKEWKPRGEGAGRPERKEWKPRGEGAGRPERKAWAPRGEGADRPERKEWKPRGEGAGRPERKEWKPRGEEGVRPERREWKPRGEGAGRPERKAWSPRGEGAGRPERKEWKPRGEGAGRPERKTWAPRGEGEGRPERKEWKPRGEGAGRPERKAWAPRGEGAGRPERRDTRRPSRFGGAGEGARPERRGARPEGGSEGGSGFVDWRKRKKSEPGTSWNSERPGSGGARGPRKPAGPRRPR; encoded by the coding sequence ATGGCTGCTGAACGACTGCAGAAGTACCTGGCCCGAGCGGGTGTTGCCTCGCGCCGACACGCCGAGGAGCTCATCACCGCGGGCCGCGTCACGGTGAACAACGAGAAGGTGACCGAGCTGGGCAGCCGGGTGGATCCGGAGAAGGACCTGGTGGCGGTGGACGGGCAGCACGTGGCCCCGCCGGAGACCTCCTCTTATTACCTGCTCTACAAGCCGGCCGGCGTGGTGACGACGCTGTCGGATCCGCAGGGCCGCCCCACGGTGGCCAGCTACGTGGAGAGCGCCGACAAGCGGCTCTTCCCGGTGGGCCGGTTGGACTACGACGCCGAGGGGGCGCTGCTCTTCACGGATGATGGGGCGCTGGCCCACAAGCTCACGCACCCCAGCTTCCAGGTGCCGCGCACGTACCTGGCCAAGGTGAAGGGCTCGCCGGACACGGCGACCCTGGACAAGCTGCGCGGCGGCGTGCGGCTCGAGGACGGCATGGCCACCCCGCTGTCGGTGGACGTGTTCGAGCAGGCCGAGCGCAACACGTGGCTGAAGATCGTCGTCGCCGAGGGGCGGCCGCACCTCATCAAGCGCCTGTGCGCGGCGGTGGGGCACCCGGTGGTGCGCCTGTACCGGCCGGCCTACGCGGGCGTGGGCGTGGGCGGGCTGCGGCCGGGCGAGCTGCGGCCGCTCACGAACACCGAGGTGCGTCTGCTCCAGGACGTGGCGGAGGCCCGGACGGCGCCTCCCGAGGGAGAGCTGGGCCTGCCTCCGCGGCGGCACGGGCGCTCCGCGCCGGGCTTCACCTCGGACGATGACAGCGAGGATTTCGATCTGGAGGAGGCGCGGACCGCGCCCCCTGCGCCTCGGCCGGAGGCGGGTGGTCGCAAGCCGCGTGCTGGCACGGCGGAGCGTCCCGAGCGCAAGGCTCCGGGGCGGGCGCGGACGGAGGGAGGCACGGGGTTGGCTCGTTTCGATCGCACGCGCGGGGCAGAGGAGGGCGGAGAGCGGCCCCGTCGCAAGGCGTGGGGCGAGGAGGGTGGCCGTCCCGAGCGCAAGGAGTGGAAGCCTCGGGCCGAGGGCGCCGGTCGTCCCGAGCGCAAGGCATGGTCTCCTCGTGGCGAGGGGGCCGGTCGCCCGGAGCGCAAGGAGTGGAAGCCCCGTGGCGAGGGGGCGGGTCGCCCCGAGCGCAAGGAGTGGACGCCCCGTGGCGAAGAGGGCGGTCGTCCCGAGCGCCGGGAGTGGAAGCCTCGGGCCGAAGGCGCGGGGCGCCCGGAGCGTAAGGCGTGGTCTCCTCGTGGCGAGGGCGCGGGTCGTCCGGAGCGCAAGGAGTGGAAGCCTCGCGGAGAGGGCGCCGGTCGCCCCGAGCGCAAGGAGTGGAAGCCCCGTGGCGAGGGAGCAGGCCGTCCCGAGCGCAAGGCATGGGCACCGCGCGGTGAAGGCGCTGACCGCCCGGAGCGCAAGGAGTGGAAGCCTCGTGGCGAGGGGGCGGGTCGCCCGGAGCGCAAGGAGTGGAAGCCCCGGGGTGAAGAGGGCGTTCGTCCCGAGCGCCGGGAGTGGAAGCCTCGTGGCGAGGGCGCGGGCCGCCCGGAGCGCAAGGCGTGGTCTCCTCGTGGCGAGGGCGCCGGTCGTCCGGAGCGCAAGGAGTGGAAGCCTCGCGGAGAGGGCGCCGGTCGCCCGGAGCGCAAGACGTGGGCACCTCGTGGCGAGGGCGAGGGCCGTCCCGAGCGCAAGGAGTGGAAGCCTCGCGGCGAGGGCGCCGGTCGCCCCGAGCGCAAGGCGTGGGCACCCCGTGGCGAGGGCGCCGGTCGCCCGGAGCGGCGGGATACGCGTCGTCCCTCCCGCTTCGGCGGTGCGGGCGAAGGCGCTCGGCCCGAGCGCCGGGGGGCGCGTCCGGAGGGTGGCTCGGAGGGCGGCAGCGGCTTCGTCGACTGGCGCAAGCGCAAGAAGAGCGAGCCGGGCACCTCCTGGAATTCGGAGCGCCCGGGGTCTGGCGGGGCTCGGGGCCCTCGCAAGCCCGCCGGCCCTCGCCGGCCGCGCTAA
- a CDS encoding HEAT repeat domain-containing protein, which translates to MRTGVRPLFVVLSLVLVAGCQGNRDQLLADLQSPRPEVRAQAVKALAKQGNADDLVLFTRAAKDMASIVRGEAAEALGESQDPRVVDLLGELLEDQDEDVQGRAAMALSKVKNDKAKAYLTLQYGRRSRNTRQVIVQALKSANVPGAMAEVVAAESKAIWDRNLLTLNEGTLPERVGAAEELGKSGRSEAVNRLLPLVRDSQVILAAAAVRGLGDAGDRRAVAAIAPLLDESFPELREASIGALRKLQDPSSVQRLLAVAMEKSPVSSLAADAIAALPRSPETDAALCNVALEGARNEALSAARAMRSRNGCPVEQIAERLTRPASVENGLRAVIGLGPVAQAALPKVLPLLASPDVGQRMLAVEAVAAIGDASAAPAVQKLYEQELKATEPLRQDWVSAPLPKTYGAGLDPSAPVEERHKHSHSDPEDGRGAKYNQLFDRVRSLNAQRAREAGRVQVEARVPSELYEDVEPAKLEPLAAVLRALGTLKAPGALELLKGYAGDSSVTLRTAALVGLARLGPEGVEAAKGGMFESERDLQKALAQALAEQGEAGQLALVALLPQFSSEKLVLLDALDRFGAPASASEALRTVVGEGGAEAALAANVLGRLKARDAVDTLLKALGEPASVARREVLLALGEIGDTKAAEAVARDLYHDLPDIRAAAATALSRIGTASQTEALDALKSDYYRRVREAAGAALAKSGTATEGAR; encoded by the coding sequence ATGAGAACCGGCGTTCGCCCCCTTTTCGTCGTCCTGTCCCTCGTGCTGGTAGCTGGGTGCCAGGGCAACCGTGATCAGCTCCTCGCAGACCTCCAGAGCCCTCGGCCGGAGGTCCGCGCCCAGGCCGTGAAGGCCCTGGCCAAACAGGGCAACGCGGACGATCTGGTCCTCTTCACCCGCGCCGCCAAGGACATGGCCTCCATCGTCCGAGGCGAGGCCGCCGAGGCCCTGGGCGAGAGCCAGGATCCCCGCGTGGTGGATCTGCTGGGCGAGCTGCTCGAGGACCAGGACGAGGACGTCCAGGGCCGCGCTGCCATGGCCCTCTCCAAGGTCAAGAACGACAAGGCCAAGGCGTACCTCACCCTCCAGTACGGGCGCCGGAGCCGCAACACGCGCCAGGTCATCGTCCAGGCCCTCAAGTCCGCCAACGTGCCGGGCGCCATGGCCGAGGTGGTGGCCGCCGAGTCCAAGGCGATCTGGGATCGCAACCTGCTCACCCTCAACGAGGGCACGCTCCCCGAGCGTGTGGGCGCCGCGGAGGAGCTGGGCAAGAGCGGACGCTCCGAGGCCGTCAACCGCCTGTTGCCGCTGGTGCGCGACAGCCAGGTCATCCTCGCCGCCGCCGCCGTGCGCGGCCTGGGAGACGCGGGCGATCGCCGCGCCGTGGCCGCCATCGCGCCGCTGCTCGATGAGAGCTTCCCCGAGCTGCGCGAGGCCTCCATTGGCGCGCTGCGCAAGCTGCAGGATCCCTCCTCGGTGCAGCGCCTGCTGGCCGTCGCGATGGAGAAGAGCCCGGTGAGCTCGCTGGCGGCCGACGCCATCGCCGCCCTGCCGCGCTCGCCGGAGACGGACGCGGCCCTGTGCAACGTCGCCCTGGAGGGAGCCCGCAACGAGGCCCTCTCCGCGGCCCGCGCGATGCGCTCGCGCAACGGGTGCCCCGTGGAGCAGATCGCCGAGCGCCTCACCCGCCCGGCCAGTGTCGAGAACGGCCTGCGGGCGGTGATCGGCCTGGGCCCCGTGGCGCAGGCGGCGCTGCCCAAGGTGCTGCCGCTGCTCGCCTCGCCGGACGTGGGCCAGCGCATGCTCGCGGTGGAGGCCGTGGCGGCCATTGGAGATGCCTCGGCCGCCCCGGCGGTGCAGAAGCTCTATGAGCAGGAGCTCAAGGCCACCGAGCCGTTGCGTCAGGACTGGGTGAGCGCGCCGCTGCCCAAGACGTACGGCGCGGGGCTCGATCCCTCCGCTCCGGTGGAGGAGCGTCACAAGCACTCGCACTCGGACCCAGAGGACGGCCGGGGCGCCAAGTACAACCAGCTCTTCGATCGGGTCCGGAGCCTCAACGCCCAGCGCGCCCGGGAGGCGGGCCGGGTGCAGGTGGAGGCGCGCGTGCCCTCGGAGCTGTATGAGGACGTGGAGCCGGCGAAGCTCGAGCCGCTCGCCGCCGTGCTGCGTGCGCTGGGCACGCTCAAGGCGCCGGGAGCGCTCGAGCTGCTCAAGGGCTACGCGGGTGACTCCAGCGTCACGTTGCGCACCGCGGCCCTGGTGGGGCTGGCGCGGCTGGGGCCCGAGGGCGTGGAGGCCGCCAAGGGCGGCATGTTCGAGTCCGAGCGAGACTTGCAGAAGGCGCTGGCCCAGGCGCTGGCGGAGCAGGGTGAGGCCGGGCAGTTGGCGCTCGTGGCGCTGCTGCCTCAGTTCTCCAGCGAGAAGCTGGTGCTGCTCGACGCGCTGGATCGCTTCGGGGCGCCGGCCTCGGCCTCGGAGGCGCTGCGGACCGTGGTGGGCGAGGGCGGAGCGGAGGCGGCGCTGGCGGCCAACGTGCTCGGCCGGCTCAAGGCGCGCGACGCGGTGGACACGCTCCTCAAGGCGCTGGGGGAGCCCGCCAGCGTGGCGCGGCGCGAGGTGCTGCTGGCGCTGGGGGAGATCGGCGACACCAAGGCCGCGGAGGCGGTGGCCCGGGACCTGTACCACGACCTGCCGGATATCCGGGCCGCGGCGGCCACGGCGCTGAGCCGGATCGGCACCGCCTCCCAGACCGAGGCGCTGGACGCGCTCAAGAGCGACTATTATCGGCGGGTCCGCGAGGCGGCCGGCGCGGCGCTGGCCAAGAGTGGCACCGCGACGGAGGGGGCACGCTGA